The Lutibacter sp. Hel_I_33_5 genome has a window encoding:
- a CDS encoding DUF6090 family protein produces MIKFFRHIRKSLLEQNKTSKYFKYAIGEIVLVVIGILIALQINNWNEYRKNQSNLESYILAYKYELEYNIKHFDFEIAKAENFIKQNIKTLQTNNFDSIQVDTLENMIETFYVNFDTENFVHERFKNSQITDFGKYDSIVNKMQVYYAWNYAELKDVLIQHNSAVDKADDYWRFQQNSYEFNYQNNKNTSKQTSELRKQRIIKLLNNPRARNILKLDIRKKKETIQYFKAFQQRSKENLEQINRTLRE; encoded by the coding sequence ATGATTAAATTCTTTAGACATATTCGAAAATCTTTACTAGAACAAAATAAAACATCTAAGTATTTTAAATACGCCATTGGAGAAATTGTACTGGTTGTTATTGGTATTTTAATTGCTTTACAGATTAATAATTGGAATGAATATCGCAAAAATCAATCAAATCTAGAATCTTATATACTTGCTTATAAATACGAATTAGAGTATAACATCAAGCATTTTGATTTTGAAATAGCGAAAGCAGAAAACTTTATCAAGCAAAACATAAAAACGTTACAAACAAATAATTTCGATTCAATTCAAGTTGATACGTTAGAAAATATGATTGAAACTTTCTATGTAAATTTTGACACAGAAAATTTTGTTCATGAAAGATTTAAGAATTCTCAAATAACAGATTTTGGTAAATATGACTCCATCGTCAATAAAATGCAAGTGTATTATGCTTGGAATTATGCAGAATTAAAAGATGTATTAATACAGCATAATTCTGCCGTAGATAAAGCAGATGATTATTGGAGGTTTCAACAAAATAGTTATGAATTCAATTATCAAAACAACAAAAATACGTCAAAACAAACATCAGAACTTAGAAAACAAAGAATCATAAAATTATTAAACAATCCACGAGCAAGAAATATTTTAAAACTAGATATTAGAAAGAAAAAAGAAACAATACAGTATTTTAAAGCTTTTCAACAGCGATCTAAAGAAAATCTCGAACAGATTAATAGAACTTTAAGAGAATAA
- a CDS encoding DEAD/DEAH box helicase, with the protein MSTFQELDLSNQLQYAIDDLGFVNPTPIQQESFSIVRSGKDVVGIAQTGTGKTFAYMLPILRDLKFLKTQHPRVLILVPTRELVLQVVDEIEKLAKYINVRVLGVYGGTNINTQKQAIAQGQDIIVATPGRLYDLALSNVLKLKTIQKLVIDEVDVMLDLGFRFQLLNIFDLLPARRQNIMFSATMTSDVSDMITDFFKNPKKVSIAVSGTPLDNIVQESYDVPNFFTKVNLLHHLLKDKETYSKVLIFVAYKRTADLLFSQIEEVFGDEACVIHSNKTQNYRIRSIRQFDEGKNRVLVATDVMARGLDFDNVSHVVNFDTPDFPENYMHRIGRTGRAEKEGKSILFSTKKELAFKSELEVLMDYKIPLLELPEEVEISTQLTEDERPKEDREQSRNRTGLEYVPGAAFHEKSEKNSKTNQGGSYRREIAKKYKKPKTRGDKNYNKRNKKK; encoded by the coding sequence ATGTCAACTTTCCAAGAATTAGATTTATCTAACCAGCTTCAATATGCTATTGATGACTTGGGTTTTGTAAATCCTACACCGATACAGCAAGAATCTTTTTCTATTGTTAGGTCTGGGAAAGATGTTGTTGGAATTGCACAAACTGGAACTGGTAAAACATTTGCTTATATGTTGCCAATTCTTAGAGATTTAAAATTTTTAAAAACGCAACATCCAAGAGTCTTGATTTTAGTACCAACACGTGAGTTGGTTTTACAAGTAGTTGATGAAATTGAAAAGCTTGCAAAATATATTAATGTACGTGTATTAGGTGTTTATGGAGGAACAAATATCAATACTCAAAAACAAGCCATTGCACAAGGACAAGATATTATTGTAGCTACACCAGGTAGATTATACGATTTAGCATTGAGTAATGTTTTAAAGCTAAAAACCATCCAGAAGTTAGTGATTGATGAGGTAGATGTTATGCTAGATTTAGGATTCCGTTTTCAATTATTAAATATTTTTGATTTATTGCCAGCTAGAAGGCAAAATATTATGTTTTCTGCAACCATGACTTCAGATGTAAGTGATATGATTACAGACTTCTTTAAAAACCCTAAAAAAGTCTCTATTGCTGTAAGTGGAACACCATTAGATAATATTGTACAAGAAAGTTATGATGTGCCTAACTTTTTTACAAAAGTGAATCTATTACATCATTTATTAAAGGATAAAGAAACGTATAGTAAAGTATTGATTTTTGTTGCTTATAAGCGTACTGCAGATTTATTATTTAGTCAGATAGAAGAGGTTTTTGGTGATGAAGCTTGTGTAATTCATTCTAATAAAACACAGAATTATAGAATCCGTTCTATTCGTCAGTTTGATGAAGGAAAAAACAGAGTTTTAGTTGCTACAGATGTGATGGCTCGTGGTTTAGATTTTGATAATGTTTCGCATGTTGTTAATTTTGATACGCCAGATTTTCCAGAAAATTACATGCACAGAATTGGTAGAACTGGTAGAGCAGAAAAAGAAGGGAAGTCGATCTTATTTTCAACAAAAAAAGAATTAGCTTTTAAAAGTGAATTAGAGGTGTTAATGGATTATAAAATTCCGTTATTAGAACTTCCTGAAGAGGTCGAGATTTCTACGCAGCTTACAGAAGATGAACGACCAAAAGAAGATAGAGAGCAATCTAGAAATAGAACAGGTTTAGAATATGTTCCTGGCGCAGCATTTCATGAAAAGAGTGAGAAAAACAGTAAAACCAACCAAGGAGGTTCTTACCGAAGAGAAATTGCTAAGAAATATAAAAAGCCAAAAACTAGAGGCGATAAAAATTACAACAAACGTAATAAGAAGAAATAA
- a CDS encoding alpha/beta hydrolase yields MSWTFYLIIFIALVVVISIVVYFFQEQFLFHPEKLPQDFQFQYQNQKVKEYNLEIKKGVNINGLLFKSKGKPKGLVYYLKGNSKSIKGWGKFAVDFTLHNYNVLMIDYRGFGKSTGKKSQQAMKDDALLVYDKIKEVVKEEDIIVYGRSLGTGLATKVASMNNPKMLILACPYFSMRKNVKRYLPFIPLGLVMRYSMPTYKWIKYVKCPIKIIHGTDDKVIKFKSSLRLAKMKPKQSRLYPIIDGGHKNLHNFESYHTALEEILNSEGKSEIDREHTSIDFVRTKQKKK; encoded by the coding sequence ATGAGTTGGACTTTTTATTTAATTATTTTTATTGCTTTAGTAGTAGTTATTAGTATTGTTGTTTACTTTTTTCAGGAACAATTTTTATTCCATCCAGAAAAATTACCTCAAGATTTTCAGTTTCAATATCAAAATCAGAAAGTAAAAGAATATAATTTAGAAATTAAAAAAGGAGTAAATATTAACGGACTTCTATTTAAATCTAAAGGAAAACCAAAAGGATTGGTTTATTATTTAAAAGGCAATTCTAAAAGTATTAAAGGTTGGGGAAAATTTGCAGTAGATTTTACATTGCATAACTATAATGTTTTAATGATCGATTATCGAGGTTTTGGAAAAAGTACTGGTAAAAAGAGTCAACAAGCCATGAAAGATGATGCATTGTTAGTTTATGATAAAATAAAAGAGGTAGTTAAAGAAGAAGATATTATTGTGTACGGACGTTCTTTAGGTACTGGTTTGGCTACAAAAGTTGCCTCCATGAACAATCCAAAAATGTTAATATTAGCGTGTCCATATTTTAGTATGAGAAAGAATGTAAAACGATATCTACCATTTATTCCTTTAGGCTTGGTAATGCGCTATTCTATGCCAACGTATAAATGGATAAAATATGTAAAATGTCCAATCAAAATTATTCATGGAACGGATGATAAAGTGATTAAATTTAAATCTAGTTTACGTTTGGCAAAGATGAAACCCAAACAATCTAGATTGTATCCAATTATTGATGGTGGACATAAAAATTTGCATAATTTTGAAAGCTATCATACTGCGTTAGAAGAAATATTAAACTCAGAAGGAAAATCAGAAATTGATAGGGAACATACCAGTATAGATTTTGTGAGAACCAAGCAAAAAAAGAAATGA
- the queA gene encoding tRNA preQ1(34) S-adenosylmethionine ribosyltransferase-isomerase QueA encodes MKLSNFHFELPEELMAEYPAEHRDESRLMVLHRDTQKIEHKLFKDVINYFNEGDVMILNNTKVFPARMFGNKEKTGARIEVFLLRELNAENRLWDVLVDPARKIRIGNKLFFGEDDSLVAEVIDNTTSRGRTLRFLYDGPYDEFRKKLLELGETPLPKLIKRDVEASDEERYQTIFAKHEGAVAAPTAGLHFSKHLLKRLEIKGIDFAETTLHVGLGTFSPVEVEDLSKHKMDSEQIRIPETSADMINNAIETKKRICAVGTTVMRTVESCVSASQRLNSFEGWTNKFIFPPFEFSIANSMITNFHTPKSTLLMQAAAFGGYDFVMEAYQVAIKEKYKFHTYGDAMLII; translated from the coding sequence ATGAAATTATCAAATTTTCATTTTGAATTGCCAGAAGAATTAATGGCAGAATATCCAGCAGAACACAGAGACGAATCTAGGTTAATGGTTTTGCATAGAGATACTCAAAAAATTGAACATAAACTGTTTAAAGATGTGATCAATTATTTTAATGAAGGTGATGTGATGATACTAAATAATACAAAGGTTTTTCCTGCACGTATGTTTGGTAACAAAGAGAAAACTGGAGCAAGAATTGAAGTGTTTTTATTACGTGAATTAAATGCTGAAAATAGATTGTGGGACGTATTAGTAGATCCTGCAAGAAAAATAAGAATTGGAAATAAATTATTTTTTGGAGAAGATGATAGTTTAGTTGCTGAAGTTATTGATAACACTACTTCAAGAGGAAGAACCTTACGTTTTCTTTATGACGGGCCTTATGATGAGTTTCGTAAAAAGTTACTAGAATTAGGAGAAACTCCTCTACCCAAATTAATTAAGAGAGACGTTGAAGCTTCAGACGAAGAACGTTACCAAACAATATTTGCAAAACATGAAGGAGCAGTTGCTGCACCTACAGCAGGGTTACACTTTTCTAAGCATTTGTTAAAGCGTTTAGAGATTAAAGGAATTGATTTTGCAGAAACAACATTACATGTTGGATTAGGTACGTTCAGTCCAGTGGAGGTTGAAGATTTATCGAAGCATAAAATGGATTCTGAACAAATTAGGATTCCAGAAACAAGTGCAGATATGATAAATAATGCGATAGAAACTAAAAAAAGAATTTGTGCTGTAGGTACTACTGTTATGCGTACTGTAGAATCTTGTGTTTCTGCTAGTCAGCGTTTAAATTCTTTTGAAGGATGGACCAATAAATTTATTTTTCCTCCTTTTGAGTTTAGTATTGCAAATAGTATGATTACTAATTTCCATACGCCTAAATCTACCTTATTAATGCAAGCAGCAGCTTTTGGAGGTTATGATTTTGTAATGGAAGCTTATCAAGTAGCAATAAAAGAAAAATATAAATTTCATACGTATGGAGATGCGATGTTAATTATATAA
- the rlmN gene encoding 23S rRNA (adenine(2503)-C(2))-methyltransferase RlmN, whose translation MKPQKKDIRALTKDQLRDFFVDNGDKAFRGNQVYEWLWSKSLHTFEEMTNISKETREMLENNFVINHIEVDSMQKSKDGTIKNGIRLHDGLIVESVLIPTEKRTTACVSSQVGCSLDCKFCATARLKRMRNLNPDEIYDQVVAIDKQSRLYHNHKLTNIVFMGMGEPLMNYNNVLKSIEKITSPEGLGMSPKRITVSTSGVPKMIKKMADEEVRFNLAVSLHSAIEEVRTSIMPFNTNFPLKDLKESLVYWYEKTKRAITYEYVVWNGINDRKEDIKALVDFCKYVPCKVNLIEYNPIDDGQFQQASSSAINNYISNLEMHDITVNVRRSRGKDIDAACGQLANKS comes from the coding sequence ATGAAACCTCAAAAAAAAGACATTCGCGCATTAACTAAAGACCAATTACGTGATTTTTTTGTAGATAATGGCGATAAAGCTTTTCGTGGAAATCAAGTATATGAATGGCTTTGGAGTAAGTCTTTACATACATTTGAAGAAATGACTAATATTTCTAAAGAGACAAGAGAAATGTTAGAAAACAACTTTGTGATTAATCATATTGAGGTAGATTCCATGCAGAAAAGTAAGGATGGAACTATAAAAAACGGAATTAGATTACACGACGGTTTAATTGTAGAATCGGTGTTAATTCCTACAGAAAAAAGAACAACAGCATGTGTTTCTAGTCAAGTTGGTTGTAGTTTAGATTGTAAATTTTGTGCTACGGCACGATTAAAAAGAATGCGTAATCTAAACCCAGATGAAATTTACGATCAAGTGGTTGCAATTGATAAACAGAGTAGGTTATATCACAATCATAAATTAACAAATATTGTTTTTATGGGAATGGGAGAACCATTAATGAACTACAATAATGTTTTAAAATCAATTGAAAAAATAACCTCTCCAGAAGGTTTAGGGATGTCTCCAAAAAGAATTACAGTATCAACATCTGGCGTTCCAAAAATGATTAAGAAAATGGCAGATGAAGAAGTACGATTCAATTTAGCAGTTTCTTTACATTCTGCAATTGAAGAAGTACGAACTTCAATTATGCCTTTTAATACGAATTTCCCGTTAAAAGATTTAAAAGAATCCTTAGTCTATTGGTATGAAAAAACTAAGCGAGCAATTACTTATGAGTATGTTGTTTGGAATGGAATTAATGATCGAAAAGAAGACATAAAAGCGCTAGTCGATTTTTGTAAATATGTACCTTGTAAAGTCAATTTGATTGAATATAACCCGATTGATGATGGTCAGTTTCAGCAAGCAAGTTCGTCGGCAATTAATAATTATATTTCTAATTTAGAAATGCACGATATTACAGTAAATGTTAGAAGAAGTAGAGGAAAAGACATAGATGCCGCATGTGGTCAATTAGCAAATAAGTCGTAA
- a CDS encoding nucleotide pyrophosphohydrolase: MNIENAQQQVDDWIKTHGVRYFNELTNMAQLTEEVGEVARIIARRYGEQSEKESDKNKDLGEELADVLFVVLCLANQTGVDLQDAFENKLDIKTKRDHDRHHNNEKLK; the protein is encoded by the coding sequence ATGAACATAGAAAACGCGCAACAACAAGTAGATGATTGGATTAAAACTCATGGAGTTCGTTATTTTAATGAGCTAACCAATATGGCACAATTAACAGAAGAAGTTGGTGAAGTTGCCCGTATTATTGCTCGGAGATATGGCGAGCAAAGTGAGAAGGAATCAGATAAGAATAAAGATTTAGGTGAAGAATTAGCAGATGTACTATTTGTAGTTTTATGTTTAGCAAATCAGACAGGAGTTGACTTACAAGATGCTTTTGAAAATAAACTTGATATAAAAACTAAGCGTGACCATGACCGTCATCATAACAATGAAAAATTAAAATAA
- a CDS encoding 3-phosphoshikimate 1-carboxyvinyltransferase, translating to MDLLLEHLKNNKINSEITISGSKSESNRLLILQKLFSEFTIENLSNSDDAVHMQHALSTKEELVDIGHAGTAMRFLTSYFAVNEGRETVLTGSERMQDRPIEVLVNALKDLGADISYEAKVGYPPIRIKGTKLTKGSVKINGNVSSQYISSLLLIASKLENGLEIELIGKITSVPYIKMTLSLLNQLGISTSFEGNIINVLPLKNIQKQTVIVESDWSSASYFYGIIALCELGSEVQLTAYKKDSLQGDSCLAEIYQHFGIETTFGDNSITIKKVKETNKDTLEINLKNAPDIAQTIAVTCFALGVACDLTGLHTLKIKETDRLEALKEELTKFGAKISVTNESLHLKISDKILSGVSVKTYNDHRMAMAFVPLALKTSLTILNAEVVTKSYTDFWSDMHKIGITTQEV from the coding sequence ATGGATTTACTACTAGAACATTTAAAAAATAATAAAATAAATTCAGAGATCACTATTTCTGGTTCTAAAAGTGAATCAAATAGATTGTTGATTTTACAGAAGTTGTTTTCAGAATTCACTATAGAAAATTTGTCTAATTCAGATGATGCTGTTCATATGCAACATGCACTTTCTACCAAAGAAGAATTGGTGGATATTGGACATGCAGGTACAGCAATGCGTTTTTTAACATCTTATTTTGCAGTAAATGAAGGAAGAGAGACTGTGTTAACAGGTTCCGAAAGAATGCAAGATAGACCGATAGAAGTTTTGGTTAACGCCTTAAAAGATTTAGGTGCAGATATTTCTTATGAAGCTAAAGTTGGATATCCACCTATTAGAATTAAAGGAACAAAACTCACAAAAGGTAGCGTTAAGATTAACGGAAATGTAAGTAGTCAATATATTTCTTCTTTGTTATTAATAGCTTCAAAGTTAGAAAACGGATTAGAAATAGAGTTGATTGGTAAGATAACTTCTGTCCCTTATATAAAGATGACGTTAAGTTTATTGAATCAGCTAGGGATCTCTACTAGTTTTGAGGGAAATATTATTAACGTTTTACCTTTAAAAAATATTCAAAAACAAACGGTTATTGTTGAATCTGATTGGAGCTCAGCTTCTTATTTTTACGGAATTATTGCTTTGTGCGAGCTTGGTTCGGAAGTGCAATTAACTGCTTACAAAAAAGATAGTTTACAAGGTGATTCTTGTTTAGCTGAAATTTATCAGCATTTCGGAATTGAAACTACTTTTGGTGATAATTCAATCACAATTAAGAAGGTAAAAGAGACCAACAAGGATACCTTAGAAATCAATTTGAAAAATGCCCCAGATATTGCACAAACAATAGCAGTTACTTGTTTTGCTCTAGGAGTTGCTTGCGATTTAACAGGGTTGCATACTTTAAAAATTAAAGAAACAGATCGATTAGAAGCTCTTAAAGAAGAACTAACAAAGTTTGGCGCAAAAATTTCTGTTACTAATGAGAGTTTGCATTTAAAAATATCGGATAAAATTTTATCGGGTGTGTCTGTAAAAACCTATAACGATCATAGAATGGCAATGGCTTTTGTGCCTTTAGCATTAAAAACTTCATTAACTATTTTAAATGCAGAGGTGGTAACAAAATCATACACAGATTTTTGGTCAGATATGCATAAAATAGGCATCACTACTCAAGAAGTGTAA
- a CDS encoding DUF6090 family protein, with protein MTENKFSNYFLYAFGEIVLVVIGILIALQINNWNEKNTEKNINKIYLESLVSELVSNTQLLRASLFQTQKDMKISNYYLTYFNQKNTEKVKDSSITNMIQGLGNILTYNPTQSTIDDLINSGSLKSLKNEELKKRILEIKFVYEGYKQLAAEYRKNTDSHLFPYLIKHANTTKITDSLSFLKIPKISTNSSKKAFVNNNKFNNILFTLQVVNTRNEHQFKSWIKYLNDLTRDIEKHLKDD; from the coding sequence TTGACTGAAAACAAGTTTTCTAATTATTTTTTATATGCATTTGGCGAAATTGTTCTGGTAGTTATAGGTATTTTAATTGCATTACAAATAAATAATTGGAATGAAAAAAATACTGAAAAAAATATAAATAAAATATATTTAGAATCTTTAGTTTCTGAGCTAGTTAGTAACACTCAATTGTTACGTGCATCACTTTTTCAGACTCAAAAAGATATGAAAATTTCTAATTATTATTTAACATATTTCAATCAAAAAAATACTGAAAAAGTAAAAGATTCATCAATAACAAATATGATACAGGGTCTTGGTAATATTTTAACTTACAATCCAACACAATCTACCATAGACGATTTAATAAATTCTGGTTCTTTAAAGTCGTTAAAAAATGAGGAGTTAAAGAAAAGAATTTTAGAGATAAAATTTGTGTATGAAGGATATAAACAGTTGGCTGCAGAATATCGTAAAAACACAGACTCACATCTTTTTCCTTATTTAATTAAACATGCAAATACAACCAAGATAACAGACTCCTTAAGTTTTTTAAAAATTCCTAAGATTAGCACAAATTCGTCTAAAAAAGCTTTTGTAAATAATAATAAATTCAATAATATTCTTTTTACATTACAAGTAGTAAATACAAGAAATGAACACCAATTTAAAAGTTGGATTAAATATTTAAATGATCTAACAAGAGATATTGAAAAACATTTAAAAGATGATTAA
- a CDS encoding alpha/beta hydrolase yields the protein MILSYGFQEKLIFLNEKLPQDFQYSFVGDFEEVNLKTEDNNTINALHFKVENPKGIILYFHGNKGSLERWGNIVQPYTNYGYDVFVMDYRSYGKSTGAFNEAKMYDDAMLCYHHVKKQYSEDKIVLYGRSLGTTFATFVGSKNNPKHIILEAPFYNLHAAANYQFKVVPKFLFKYKLPTDKLIRNIKSPITFFHGTNDKVTSPEDSKRLMKLVPHQENELVIIESAVHGNIGDFQIYKDVLTSILER from the coding sequence ATGATATTATCTTACGGATTTCAAGAGAAACTTATTTTTTTAAATGAAAAACTGCCACAAGATTTTCAATATAGTTTTGTGGGTGATTTTGAGGAAGTCAATTTAAAAACGGAGGATAATAATACAATTAATGCGCTTCATTTTAAGGTTGAAAATCCAAAAGGAATCATTTTATATTTTCATGGAAACAAAGGGAGTTTAGAACGTTGGGGAAACATCGTTCAACCATATACAAATTATGGATATGATGTTTTTGTAATGGATTATAGAAGCTACGGTAAAAGTACAGGAGCTTTTAATGAAGCAAAAATGTATGATGATGCTATGTTGTGCTATCATCATGTAAAAAAACAATATTCTGAAGATAAGATTGTTCTTTACGGTCGTTCTTTAGGAACTACGTTTGCAACTTTTGTGGGTTCAAAAAACAATCCAAAACATATAATTTTAGAAGCTCCATTTTACAATTTACATGCAGCAGCAAACTATCAATTTAAAGTAGTTCCGAAATTTTTGTTTAAATATAAATTGCCTACAGATAAATTAATTAGAAATATAAAAAGTCCAATTACATTTTTTCATGGAACTAATGATAAAGTAACTTCACCAGAAGATTCTAAGAGGTTGATGAAATTGGTGCCGCACCAAGAAAATGAATTGGTGATTATCGAAAGTGCTGTACATGGAAACATTGGCGACTTCCAAATCTATAAAGATGTCTTAACTTCTATTTTAGAAAGATAA
- a CDS encoding DUF6090 family protein translates to MIKFFRKIRKNLLIKGKTTQYLKYAIGEIVLVVIGILIALQINNLNEKRNQQNTLQNIYKSIKSDLQEDIKNIDNVIEVSIPLEKDYLAIINQTWKKRDLKNCSTCWAVNMGYADLKIRQNGINLLLDYNKINNTTKDSLTLVIYSLYNDLVNDIHVDLEELKKDTQQFLIPIADSQPWFANLGKGLMSDEFIEYALTDVRYRNYATMIHYILYGKYIPDLVEFKSKGEEIISLIDKKLEND, encoded by the coding sequence ATGATTAAATTCTTTAGAAAAATTCGTAAGAACCTTTTAATCAAAGGTAAAACTACTCAATACTTAAAATATGCTATTGGAGAAATTGTATTGGTTGTTATTGGAATTCTTATTGCCTTACAGATTAATAATTTGAATGAAAAAAGAAACCAACAAAATACACTACAAAATATTTATAAATCAATTAAATCTGATTTACAAGAAGATATTAAGAATATAGATAATGTAATTGAAGTAAGCATTCCTTTAGAAAAAGATTATTTAGCAATAATTAATCAAACATGGAAAAAAAGAGATTTAAAAAATTGTAGCACATGTTGGGCTGTAAATATGGGGTATGCAGATTTAAAAATAAGGCAAAATGGTATCAATTTACTTCTAGATTATAATAAAATTAACAACACTACTAAAGATTCTTTAACCTTAGTTATTTATTCTTTATATAATGATTTAGTAAATGATATTCATGTAGATTTAGAAGAATTAAAAAAAGACACACAACAATTTTTAATTCCTATAGCAGATTCACAACCGTGGTTTGCAAATTTAGGTAAAGGTTTAATGTCAGATGAATTTATAGAATATGCTTTAACAGATGTTAGATATAGAAATTATGCAACTATGATTCACTATATATTATATGGAAAATACATTCCAGATTTAGTAGAATTTAAATCAAAAGGAGAAGAAATAATTTCATTAATAGATAAAAAATTAGAAAATGATTAA
- a CDS encoding Na(+)-translocating NADH-quinone reductase subunit F yields the protein MKIPTRLENALIKLYNAFHNHELNPECCTACAVGNILDNVDSWKHLSNEHGSLELNYIGTVHQRLGRKFNGYTPKELLLIEATFLEACGFKTPLNHYNPKPINPTDKELLFNGLSKVVRLLCKLDNIPNVFEISKIFEYEEENPVYKFDVIYN from the coding sequence ATGAAAATACCGACAAGACTAGAAAACGCATTAATTAAACTATACAACGCATTTCATAATCATGAATTGAATCCAGAATGTTGCACGGCTTGTGCTGTTGGTAATATCTTAGACAATGTAGATAGTTGGAAGCATTTATCTAATGAGCATGGTTCTCTGGAGCTAAATTATATAGGGACTGTTCATCAACGTTTAGGTAGAAAATTTAATGGCTACACACCCAAAGAATTATTATTAATAGAAGCTACTTTTTTAGAAGCTTGTGGCTTTAAAACTCCTTTAAATCATTACAATCCAAAACCGATAAATCCAACTGACAAAGAACTTTTATTTAATGGTTTGAGCAAAGTTGTAAGGCTTTTATGCAAACTAGACAATATTCCGAATGTATTCGAAATTTCTAAGATTTTTGAATATGAAGAGGAAAACCCTGTCTATAAATTTGATGTAATTTACAATTAA
- a CDS encoding Na(+)-translocating NADH-quinone reductase subunit F, giving the protein MQVLTAQELHNLAMNIVGKKLQKMGYEFQAINSQLKRHPQFVLFKKGEPTIFVLVKATNNIQNPEEYDVLWMETFKEHAKKQNAKVWFAGVGIANAESVESPVFKDQPYYIAFEDFLKVLE; this is encoded by the coding sequence ATGCAGGTTTTAACAGCTCAAGAGTTGCATAATTTAGCCATGAATATTGTTGGGAAGAAACTACAAAAAATGGGTTATGAGTTTCAAGCAATCAATAGTCAGTTAAAAAGACATCCTCAGTTTGTATTATTTAAAAAAGGCGAACCTACTATTTTTGTTTTAGTCAAAGCAACTAATAATATTCAGAACCCAGAAGAATACGATGTCTTATGGATGGAAACTTTTAAAGAACATGCCAAGAAACAAAACGCTAAAGTTTGGTTTGCTGGCGTTGGAATTGCCAATGCAGAGAGTGTAGAGTCTCCCGTTTTTAAAGACCAACCTTATTATATTGCTTTTGAAGATTTTTTGAAGGTGTTGGAATAA